CAGACTCCAAAATCTATAGAATTGTCATTTGGCAATGACTATAAAATACAGATTGAAAATGCTTTAAATACAAGCGGGTTATCCTTAAAACAGATTCAAGATGAAGAATATGATGATTACTCAATTGATATATTGAATCTGTCTAAAAGAGCCAGTAATTTATTAGAGTGAGCTAATATATTCACTATCGGAAGATTAATAAATCTTGATAAAGAGGGTTTAGAACAAATAAGACATCTAGGTGAAGGTTCATTAAGAGAGATTAAATATAGCCTAAATAAACTTGGTTTAACCCCTAAATTTACGTAATAAATGTTTTTTGTTATGAGAGTTGATTGGCTTATATATGGTATAATATAGAAAGTTACAATGCAGGGTATGGGCAACGGTGGTTACTCCGAGGCAGATCGGTGGTGATTGCCGTGTTTGTCACAAGAGATGAATTAGATACCATGATTGCGTTTGCTGCTTTAGTCGTTTCAATTATTGTCGCAACGAGGAATAGCGGAAATAAAAACGACTAGCCCACCCTAGCATTGGCGTGCGGGTAATGGACTAGTCATATGTCTACTTGCCTCAGCCACCGCAACTTTACACTGCGGAGTAACTGAAATGTGAAGGCGGTTGGTGTATCAGCACCAATCGTCTTTTTAGTATATGTTGTTAATTTCATAATATACGAATAATAAACTCTTATCAAGTTATTGATTTTAATTCATATAATAATACATTAATTACTAGAAGGAATTATTATAATCCTGGGGGAAACTTACGATGTTGGAATGGGAATATGTCGATAAAGATATTGTAGCTCAACATGAAGATCATGTTTTTCGTCTTAGAAAAGAGACGAAAATAATAAAAATTACACAACCATACCATGACAAAATAACGTGTGAAATATTTAAAATACAACTTAGAAAAAAACAAAATATAAAATTTGAGGATTTAGGATATGAATTTCTTTTAGAAGAGGGAGATTACATTTATATAAACAAGAGAGATTTTGTCGATTGTGATGTATGGAGTAATCATAATGAAATTGTAGATCGTTTAGAGCAAATATTATTAGCACTCGGGTTTATTCAAACAACCGCTCCTAAAATAAAAAATACAAGTTCACCAGACATTCTAAGAGCAGCTTCATATGGAATAATTAGGGCGTTAAAAGAAAATCAATTCTTAGAAACGATACCTGAATACAATATGTATTTTTTAGAGGATATGTTTTTAAGACTGTTGAGCTATTGGGAAATATCTCACAATCCCAATGAATATATGGCAAAAGACAAATCGGAAAGCGAAATAAAATTAAAAGAATTAGAAATTGAAATTAAATTTCTAATGAGTAAACCTGATCTTTACTTTAATTCTAACTGGAAAGAGGTATGGGACTCACAAAAACATCTGCATGACGAAGACTGGATTATAATGGAAAAGGAGGTAGAGAAAGAAGAAGATCTTTTCTTAGAAATCGAAAAAAATGAGCGAAAGGGCACTTGGACAGAAAGTAAAATTTCTCGAAGAATTGAAGAAGGACATGGACAAGGAGAGAAAGATGGTTATAAATCATGGTTGACTTCAGACGGCCTACCGGAGAACTTCAAAGAATCTTCACTTTTTGGTAGAGGTTGGACCTTAAATCGAGGTATAAGACGCTTGGGTGAATTAGATCAAGGGTATTTTAATGTAATTGATTGGGAATCAAATTATATAGATTTAAGAGAGTATTTTCCTTTAAATAGAGAACGTACCCTGCAAATAGCGAAAGAATTAAAAATTACCCATATCAAAGATAAATCGACCAAAACACCAATTGTCATGACCGTAAATTTTCTAATTACATATCTTGAAAATGGAGTAGAAAAACAGAAAGCTATCATTACTGGATGGAGTGACAAAGTCAACTCCAAAAGGTTTAAAAACCAAATGAAGATACAAGAAATTTATTGGAACGAAAAGGGAGTTGAAGTTCAATTAATTACTGAAAAAGATATCAATTGGACTTTAGCAAAAAATTACTACAGATTATCTCATGACAAGTATGCAAGTCATTACATTATTTCAGAGGAAAGCTGCAAGAATACGATAAATACACTTGAGAAGTATAAACAAACCTATCCAAATGTATCCCTTACGGAATTTGCTAAACTTGCTAGTGTGGAAGAAGCGGAAGAAAATCCTGGTACTATACTTTTTTATCTTCAGTTTCTCATTACTAATAATGTAATTGAATTTCCAATAGAAGATATTCCATTTGAATATCATAACCCTATATCCCTGTTAGATATTAAGACTAAATGCTTTACAATAGAAGTAATCCATGAAGTACCATCAGTTTTTCCTGATAACGTGTTAACAATCACTAACTACTAGTTACTAAAGTAAGATCTTAAAGCTTATAAAAAGTGTGAATTTATAGGAGGTACTATGAATAATAAAGAATTACATAATGATGTACAGCTTTTAAAGACAATCTTAACGTCAAGAGCAACAGGTGGAGTATCCTCTGATTTTGACTATGTAAACCTTAGAGCAAGGTTGATCAAGTCTCCTCTTAAAGATAAACTTCCTGATTTTATTAATTATTGCCGAACTTTAGATGAATTTTGGGGACATATTAAACAAGAATTTGGAACGTATCAAGAAAGAAGAAATTACCTTAGAGATCAATTCCATAATATATTATTCTTTCTAGAGAACCAATCCGATACTGTAATGGACGAAACAAACACCTTCTTTGAGGAAGAGGTAACCTTTGAATATATTCAAAATACATGGAAAAAAGCTTTATCACGGAAAGAAGAAGATCCCGAAGGAGCCATTACTACAGCGCGTTCTTTACTTGAGTCAGTTTGTAAGCATATTCTTGAAGAATCAGGAGTAACAGTTGATGAAAAATGGGAAATGCCTAAACTATATAAGGAAACACAATTAATTCTGAATCTTTCACCTGATGGCTATACGGAACAGATATTTAAACAAATCCTATCTGGCTGCTCTAGTATTGTAAATGGTGTAGCATCACTTAGAAATAAACTAAGTGATGCGCATGGAAGAGGTACAAATGTTATTGTCCCTGATAAGAAACATGCGAAAATGACAGTGAATTTATCAGGAACAATTGCAGAATTTCTTCTTACGACGTGGGAAGAACAAAATAAAAAGTAAGAACCCTTGATGATATTCTATAAGGAA
This genomic interval from Metabacillus schmidteae contains the following:
- a CDS encoding abortive infection family protein, whose translation is MNNKELHNDVQLLKTILTSRATGGVSSDFDYVNLRARLIKSPLKDKLPDFINYCRTLDEFWGHIKQEFGTYQERRNYLRDQFHNILFFLENQSDTVMDETNTFFEEEVTFEYIQNTWKKALSRKEEDPEGAITTARSLLESVCKHILEESGVTVDEKWEMPKLYKETQLILNLSPDGYTEQIFKQILSGCSSIVNGVASLRNKLSDAHGRGTNVIVPDKKHAKMTVNLSGTIAEFLLTTWEEQNKK
- a CDS encoding PDDEXK family nuclease, with amino-acid sequence MLEWEYVDKDIVAQHEDHVFRLRKETKIIKITQPYHDKITCEIFKIQLRKKQNIKFEDLGYEFLLEEGDYIYINKRDFVDCDVWSNHNEIVDRLEQILLALGFIQTTAPKIKNTSSPDILRAASYGIIRALKENQFLETIPEYNMYFLEDMFLRLLSYWEISHNPNEYMAKDKSESEIKLKELEIEIKFLMSKPDLYFNSNWKEVWDSQKHLHDEDWIIMEKEVEKEEDLFLEIEKNERKGTWTESKISRRIEEGHGQGEKDGYKSWLTSDGLPENFKESSLFGRGWTLNRGIRRLGELDQGYFNVIDWESNYIDLREYFPLNRERTLQIAKELKITHIKDKSTKTPIVMTVNFLITYLENGVEKQKAIITGWSDKVNSKRFKNQMKIQEIYWNEKGVEVQLITEKDINWTLAKNYYRLSHDKYASHYIISEESCKNTINTLEKYKQTYPNVSLTEFAKLASVEEAEENPGTILFYLQFLITNNVIEFPIEDIPFEYHNPISLLDIKTKCFTIEVIHEVPSVFPDNVLTITNY
- a CDS encoding DNA-directed RNA polymerase subunit alpha C-terminal domain-containing protein codes for the protein MFTIGRLINLDKEGLEQIRHLGEGSLREIKYSLNKLGLTPKFT